The Ignavibacteria bacterium genome contains the following window.
CAAGAGGCGAAGAAGAAGCCCGCAAAGCTGGTGAGAAGTTAAAAAACATTCAAATTGACAAGAGATATACTTCAGTTCTTAAGCGTGCAATCGATACAGATCGAATTGCAATGGAAGTCGCCGGAAAGCTTGATGTTCCTGTAGAAAGAGATAAAGCCTTGAATGAGAGACATTACGGTGCTCTTCAAGGATTAAATAAAGAAGAAACTGCTCAAAAATATGGCAAAGAACAAGTTCATTTATGGAGAAGAAGTTACGACATTGCTCCACCTAAAGATGTAACTCCACTAAATCCGGATGGAATTAGCGAAAGTTTGAAAGATACGGCAGATAGAGTCATTCCATACTTTTTAAATAAAATTAAACCCGACATTGATGCCGGATTAAATGTTCTCGTAACTGCTCACGGTAATTCACTGAGAGCGCTGGTGATGTATCTTGACGGATTGACAAAAGAAGAAGTTCTTGAATTAAACATTCCAACTGGAGTCCCTATTGTCTATGAATTCGAAAATGGTAAAATCGTAAATAAATATTACTTAGAATGATCAGTAAAAATTTCATACATAAAATTCTTTCTGAAGTCGAACTCGAAAAAATTGCTGAAGAGATAAAATCACAGGAACTCAGAACATCCGGCGAACTTAAAGTTTCGATTAAAAAAGGTCGCAGCCTTTTTGATAAAAGAAAAAGCATCCGAGAACTTGCAATCAGAGAATTCCACCGTCTCGGTATGACAAATACTCGAGATAGGAGTGGAATTCTCTTTTTTTTATTGTTAAATGACAGAGAGTTTTATATTCTTCCAGATATTGGTATCTCCGAAAAAATCCCGCAAACTTTCTGGGATGAACTTGCAAAGGAAGCAGAAAATTCATTCAGAGAAAAAAATTTCTTTGAAGGAATATTAAAAGTTCTTAGAAAATGCGGTGATGTTTTAGCCGAACATTTCCCCCGCAAATCAGATGATATGGACGAACTAAGTAATAAAGTGGAGATAAGTTGATGGAACAAGACTTAAAAGAAATTTTATTAAAAATTTCAATATCATTAGATAAAATTTCAAATTCACTTGAATTAATTAATAAACATTTAACGAAAAAAGCAGAAAATATTAAACCTGATAAACAAATTTTTATTGAAGACAATGCAGAGGAATTAAATGAACCTAATAAAATTGAAGATGAAAATAAAAATAATGAAACATCAAAATTAGCCTCATATTTTGCAAACAAGCAGATAATTTTAAAGTCCGCGGAAAGCACTGATTTTGTAGAACATAATTTATCAAAGCTGGCGAATTTCATTGGGAATAAACATAATTTAATAGTGCCTTTCTTAGAAAAAATTAAGAGCGCTTTAAACAATGGTCAAACTATTAAAATGGATTTAAAGTATGAAAGTCCTGAGCGTATTTCTGCTATTTGCCAATTAGGTAAAGACTTGCAGAACTTAGCTTTTTTAACAAATTTCTTTTACAGGAATTCTCCTGTTTGTGCTTTAACAGCTACCCCTAACAGGATTCCAGAAGCAATAAATTTTTTATCAGGTAAATGGGCTGAAATATATATTTCTGATACTCTAAAAAAAATTTTATTGCCTCTAAAGAATAAAATTTATTTTGAAGTTTTAATTAATCCAGTTTTCAGACTTCCAGACTCAACAGAAATCGAAATTGATATTCTATTATTAATAAATAATGAATTGTACTTGTTTGAAGTTAAAACTGGAACTTATCAAAAGTTCATACAGCAGTTCAAAAAAATTCAAAAGTATTTTAAAATCGATTCAAAAAATTGCTTTTTAATTCTTACAAACAATCAAAGTCTTAATATAGACTTGCTTTCCAATCTTTATAATTTGAATTTCGTTGAAATTCAAAACTTTAAATCACTGTTTTTATCATCGCTTAATATAAAATTAAATTTGCCTTGATCTTATAAATTTAACCATTTAATACTCTAATATTATTAATTTTATAATCCTTCCACTAAAAATTTCTACAAAACTTTCACAAAAAATTATTTACTTCTTCATTTAATCAAATTGTTTTCAAGATTTCAAAACTAAATATGTTATTTCACTTTGCAAGTATGACTTTTATTAATTCAATAGTTCAAACATTGTATTTGCCAGAAAGAATAATTTTTCTAACACCTAATTTTAATTTTCCTTATTTAGTGTATTTTCATTCTGATTTATCATAGGATTCTATGGTAAAAAAGGATGTCGGAAGGAAAAATTAATATGCTTCTGGTAAATTTTTATCTAACAATTTGAGACAAACATTGGATATAGGACATTTATTACATTCAGGATTTTGGGGATGACAATATTTCCTTCCGATTATCCAACAAGGAAAATCTAATATCCCGGGATATTCAGGATTTAATTCTCGTGCTGTTTGCAAAATAAGGTTCATATCATCTCTATAAACCAATCCTGTTCTCAAAAATATCCTCCGGACTTGAATATCATAGGAGACATCAATACCTCTTTTATCTTTGATTTCGATCTTAAAATCTCTAACTAACATATTTGTCCCCATTGAAGCTTTCTTTTGTCCAATACCTTGAAATTCTAAAAATCTTTGATGAAGTTCATTACTTTCTGGCTTATCATTCCAAATGTTTTCAACCTTCCCATTATATTTTTCAATAATATGTTGACAGGCTTTTTTAACAAACAAAGCCATTCTTCTGGGAAATCGATGAAGTTTTGGTGCCTCCATAAACACAGATATAATTTCTTCATCTGAAATACTTGCGATTTTAAAGACATCCAAGTGCCCTAATCTCTGTTTGAGTAAATAAGGAATTTCCCAGGCCTTTTCAGCCTTCATACCTTGGTCTAATAAAACAGCCAAAAAAAATGCTAGTGGATTGTTCCATATTAGTTGTTCTGCATTTGGGTTACGAGTAAAAAATATTTCTTTTTTCGAATTGAGATTTTCTAACACTTGCCCAAATTTAATTAAAGCTTTAGCAATGTTATGTTTATAATTATCAGTCATCATTTTAATGATAACTATCGAATTTATAAGATTATTTAATAAAATAATGATTAGTTAACTTAATTAAAATTTTTATTTATTGAGTTGCTTGAGAATATGAAGCATCGAACGACTGACCTTGAGCCGTAGTTGGCAAGATACCCATAAAGAATCCTCTTGATGGTAGCTGAGGTGAATCATCTGGAATAATCGTTTCAGGCTCGGTAGGAGTAGTTTCTTTTTTTTCACATCCAGATATCAAAACAACACCAATTATCATCATCGCAATAAATGCCAGTCTGATTAAATTTTTTGTTTTAATCTTGAGCATTCTATTCTCCCCTCCTTTCTATTAATTCTTTAGACCTTTTAAATATTTTTCCAAATCTTTTACCTCAACAGCGTGGTTCGGAATTTCATATAATGTCCACATGTTGCCAAAGCTCAACCGCCCTAAGGCCCCCACAAAAGTCGCAGTATTCGACGATGTGGTGAAGCCGTCGTCTTACAGGACTTGGGCGGATGAGTTTGGTCGCGCCCACTTCATGAACCATCATCTTCGAAACAGCTTCATGATTCAGCCTTCCTCTTCGAATACCCATCTTCGAAATACCGCAACCCGCCAGCAGCAACATATTGTCATATTTCGTATCAAGCCCTGGACAGAAGTTATTCAATTACACGCCAGCTGAACTAGGATGGTTAGCTGGTCGGCAATAAATATTTCCAAACTTTATCGTAATACTAGTAATACAATCAATGTAATTGGCATTAAAAAATCCGGCAAAATAATCCATGTATTGCCAGGTTCGAAATTTTTGTTCCTTATCATTTCAATAATATGAATTGCTCCAGCCCCAATTAGAAATGTCGAAAACGGAATTATCGTCGCAATCCAAAAATTGTCTCTAATCCAATAACACAAGATACCTGATATTCCAATCCCCAAAGAAACCCATCCCAGCTCTTTTTGAAAAAGATTGGACTCCCATCCTATTTTTTGGGCAACTTGCTTACTTAAAAAAACATGTCCAATAAAGTTAAAAATTCCGAAAAATCCAACTGTAAAAACTAATTGAACCAGTAATTGAGTATTGATAAAACCATATTCCGGTTTTAAGAAGTATATAATTATCCCTAAAATCCAACCACAAAGATAGCTAACTAAATAGATCATATTGTAATTCCTCCATTTTTTAATAATAATTACTTAAGTTGTTTTTGCTTTAGATACACCTCCTTGAACTACCATAAATGGCCGTGCCCACTAAGGGACCGCCACGCGGGCCTGATATGTCATATAAGGTTTTGGACTATACGAAGGTCTGCGATAGCCGATTTGGGCGAACGGAGTGAGCGTATAGCCCGTGTTATGTGAAGTAAATTTAAAGCCATTTATTTTTCAACTTGGGTATCCAAAAACTGCTTCATTAGAATAAAGGAAAATATTATTCCTTCTTTTTCAGAAAAAATTTCTTTTAAATAAATTTTTGTATACTCTATATATTTCTTAGGAAATTTGATACTTAAATATGTCATTCTCTCTTTTTGTGCTTCTCAAAATCTTTATTTTACTGTCTCCATTCCTTTATATTTGTTTAAAGATTTATCAATAGATTTTTCTTCTTCCTGCCAATTAATTATTAATTTATTAATCCAGACTTCATTCCAGCTTTCAAAAAAGAAAAATATACGACAATATTTCTAATGAATTTAAAAAGTTCACTTCCTATTTCAGCTTCCATTGGAGGTCTTGCTTTTTTAATGTGTTCAATTACCCATTTAATAGGAGGATAATTAAGCAATTCAGCGTAGACTGCAAAAACATATTCCAATACTTTTTTCCTACTTTTTTCTTTATCAACTTAGAAAATTCACAAGTGTCTGTCAAACAAATACACAGTGGTTATATGTCTTTCCGAAGCAGTCATATTTCTTTCCGAAAAGGTTATATGCCATTCCGAAGTGGTTATTTGTCCTTCCGAAACGGTTATATATGCTTCCGAAGAGGTTATATGTCTTTCCGCAATGGTTATATGTCGTTCCGAAAAGGTCATATTTGATTCCGAATAGGAAATATGTCTTTCCGAAAAGGTAATGTGTCATTCCGAATAGGTCATATGTCTTGCCGAAATGGTAATATGTGATTCCGAAAAGGTCTTTATTATCATTGAGCTTTTCAATCCAGTTCTTCTTCGATCTCTTCAGTTCTTCACTAAAATTAAGCTACTTTAATAGAACAAGTTTTTTTGTCAATATTTTTTCATCAGATACAAGTTGATAAAAATATATTCCTGAGGTTAGATGTTGTGGAAAATGATTCGAGTTCAATTCAATCTCATAATTGCCGGGATTTTTTGTTTCATTTATTAACTCAGAAATTTTTCTACCAAGACAGTCATATAGATTAATTTTTACATTAGTTTGTTTTGGAATGCTATATCGAATTTTTGTAATTGAATTAAATGGATTGGGAAAATTCTGGCTCAAGTAAAAATTTTCCAGAAAAAGTTTTTCATCTTCAACCGAAGTAGTTGTATCGATTGTAATTTGATATGCACCAATTCCATTATTTGTTGAAAGTACATAAATAATAAAAACTCCCCTTCCGTAATATCGCACTGCTACATCTCCACTTAAACCAATGTTATTGGCATTATCACCGAGTGTTGGAGTTGTTTCATATGTGGTTGCATTTGCAATTCCATTTGTTATATCTAATATCCTCGCATTTTCATTAAATACACCGTATTGATATGTGACTAAAAATTTTTTACCGAATTTTTCAAAATATCTTATTGCATTGCTCTGCGTTGCAACCAAACCAGTCGGACAGGTTCCGAGTATTGAACCTGTTGGAGAATAATATTTCGGTAAGATACTTGTTGCATTAACAAAAAAATTTGAATTACCTTTTCCTATCGGTGCGACAGATGGATTGGTTCCATAATTCGTTACATCAGAAAGCACAATCTCTTGAGGAGTTTGATTAAATGAACCATTGCTCATTGTCCATTTCAAAATTCTATTTGAATTAGCTGCTGCGGCATAAATAACTGCTGAATTATCCGACCAACTGCCTACGACAGTAATTTTATCACCTAGACGATAAGCATTGGCAGAATACTCAATTATGACTTGCGGCGCTGAATTTTCATCATCCCATTTATAAATTTTAAATGGAGAAGTAGATGCGCTTGTAGTGAGATTTGCAGCAATAATTTTTCCATCATCGGTTACTTCAACATCATTGAGTGTGAATGTTCCACCAGTGACTCCATTAATATTCAAACTGCCCACAACATCGCCAGTCTGTGCATCCAGGATTAAAACATTTGGTCTTGATACTACATAAAGTCGATGATTATTATTTGTAAATCCATATGCCAAACCTCGTTCTGTGCTTGCTGTTGGAGATAACCAGGACGGCATATTATTACCTGCATCGGAAAAACTCCAGGTCGGAATTCTTTCGCCGGTAACAGTCACTGAAATTGTATCTGCAAGATTTTTAATTCTTCCAATTATAATTCCAGTACCTACCTGCAATGGGTAGAAAAATCCAAGTGAATCGATATAACCATTCAAGCCTTGAATTTCCCAATTGACTTCAGATGGTAAGACATCAATTTCGTATCCCCATATATCTTTTCCATAGATTTCAATTTTTTTCGATTGAGTGGAGTCAATAAAAATTTGTCGGGGCCAGAGATAAAAGCTATCAATAACTTCACTTGCATAAATTTCGCTTATTGCAAGAAGTGCATTTGCAACAGATCTTTCTCCCGCAGCATCACTAGGTGAATTGACCACTCTATTTCTCACAACCATTGTAGTCGATCCTCCGCCATCTAAGTTTACAGCATTATAACAACCAATTGATTTCATATAATTTGCAAGCTCAGGTAAAGACATTCCAACACTAAAGCCTGGCTGACGCCCATCAACTGTTACGAAAAATAATTTTGTTGAGTCTTGATTAAATCCAACTGCGGTTCTCGGATGCACAGCAGTCTGAAGTCCATCAGGAATTACACCATTAATTACAAGTGTTGGTCCGCCACCTGTCATTGTAAAGATGTTTCCCCTAAATGGATTTGTACTGAAAAGAATTGTTATTGTATCGTTGACAAGAATTGTGGAATCTAAAAATGCTTTTGCTGTTCCATTTCCAGATAAAACATATTCATCTGCTGAATAAGTCATATTCCCAATACCAACATTTTTAGCTCTTACTACAAATTTGATTGAGTCGCCAATAACAAGCGGAGTTAATCTTTTCAACCTAACCTCAGTCACAGAGTTGTTTGTTTTAGTCGAAGTTCCAAAATATTTATTGAAAATTACCAGCGAATTTGATCTAACGGTATCGTTAAGACTTGAAATTGACCTCACATAACCTTGCTTTGTTTTAATGATTGCTGAAAAACCGAGATCATCGATAATCATTCTCTTTGAAGTATCAACCGCAAAAGATGGCCTCTGGCTAATTCTGCCAAAAGTGTACTCGTTATTATTTATCATTGAACCGATTAAAAAAGTGTAAGGATTGTACGGATCACTGATACCAAAGAAATCGGCATTGACGGCACCAATTACAACATGACCACTTCTGCTGCTTCTTTTAGCCATCGATGAAGTCTTTTCGAAACCAGTTCCAAGAACATCCTTTGCCAGTACAGTTTCAATTTTATTTTTTGGATGAGTAATATCTATCTCTAAAATTTTAATGTTGTATGGTCCAACTGAAGTTTTATAAACCGAATGATATTTAATTCCCGGTCCAACCATCACAGCTGTGGAATCATCTGCATAAATTTTTATGAAGAGAGAGAGAAGAATTAAGTAGAGTAATTTTATTTTCATAGTCACCTCGTTGTTTTTACAAAAATAAATTTTAAGGAATGAACTGAAAATCATTTTTCTTTTATTTATTTGTTAAATGCAAAGCATCTTAAAAACTAAATTGATGGGCTATGTCGATTATTCTAAGTTATTTTTTAATTCACAATTTCAAATTAAATTTCGAAATAAGTTGAACAAATTTGTGAGACAAAAATGGAACACAAAAAAAGACCAAGCTGGGATGAATATTTCCTTAAACTTGCAATGCTGGCTTCGGAACGATCAACTTGTCCAAGAATGCATGTAGGCTGTGTTTTAGTAAAAGATAAATATGTTTTAGCAACAGGATACAATGGTTCTTTGCCTGGTCTTCCACATTGCGATGATGTCGGTTGTTTAATTGTTGATAATCACTGCGTTAGAACAAATCATGCTGAGATAAATGCATTGGTGCAAGCATCTTTGCACGGAGTAAGCGTAAAAGGTGCAACTGCTTATGTGACAAATATGCCCTGTACAACTTGTGCGAAAGCTTTGATTGCTGCGGGAATTGTTCGAGTTGTCGTCTTTTCAGATTATCACGATTCTCTTGGGGTTCAATTTTTTAAAGATGCGGGTGTCCAAATTGATAAACTACCAATGCCTGAAAAGATCATTCACTACGATTTGGAAAGTTATACTTCAGCCAGAAAATGAATAACAAAATCTCTTAGTTTCAATTAAAAGTTTAATCGAAGATTCAACTGTGGATAATACTCAACAAAGTA
Protein-coding sequences here:
- a CDS encoding 2,3-bisphosphoglycerate-dependent phosphoglycerate mutase: MAKLILLRHGESQWNLENRFTGWVDVPLSPRGEEEARKAGEKLKNIQIDKRYTSVLKRAIDTDRIAMEVAGKLDVPVERDKALNERHYGALQGLNKEETAQKYGKEQVHLWRRSYDIAPPKDVTPLNPDGISESLKDTADRVIPYFLNKIKPDIDAGLNVLVTAHGNSLRALVMYLDGLTKEEVLELNIPTGVPIVYEFENGKIVNKYYLE
- a CDS encoding endonuclease III is translated as MMTDNYKHNIAKALIKFGQVLENLNSKKEIFFTRNPNAEQLIWNNPLAFFLAVLLDQGMKAEKAWEIPYLLKQRLGHLDVFKIASISDEEIISVFMEAPKLHRFPRRMALFVKKACQHIIEKYNGKVENIWNDKPESNELHQRFLEFQGIGQKKASMGTNMLVRDFKIEIKDKRGIDVSYDIQVRRIFLRTGLVYRDDMNLILQTARELNPEYPGILDFPCWIIGRKYCHPQNPECNKCPISNVCLKLLDKNLPEAY
- a CDS encoding stearoyl-CoA 9-desaturase, which translates into the protein MIYLVSYLCGWILGIIIYFLKPEYGFINTQLLVQLVFTVGFFGIFNFIGHVFLSKQVAQKIGWESNLFQKELGWVSLGIGISGILCYWIRDNFWIATIIPFSTFLIGAGAIHIIEMIRNKNFEPGNTWIILPDFLMPITLIVLLVLR
- a CDS encoding DUF4623 domain-containing protein: MKIKLLYLILLSLFIKIYADDSTAVMVGPGIKYHSVYKTSVGPYNIKILEIDITHPKNKIETVLAKDVLGTGFEKTSSMAKRSSRSGHVVIGAVNADFFGISDPYNPYTFLIGSMINNNEYTFGRISQRPSFAVDTSKRMIIDDLGFSAIIKTKQGYVRSISSLNDTVRSNSLVIFNKYFGTSTKTNNSVTEVRLKRLTPLVIGDSIKFVVRAKNVGIGNMTYSADEYVLSGNGTAKAFLDSTILVNDTITILFSTNPFRGNIFTMTGGGPTLVINGVIPDGLQTAVHPRTAVGFNQDSTKLFFVTVDGRQPGFSVGMSLPELANYMKSIGCYNAVNLDGGGSTTMVVRNRVVNSPSDAAGERSVANALLAISEIYASEVIDSFYLWPRQIFIDSTQSKKIEIYGKDIWGYEIDVLPSEVNWEIQGLNGYIDSLGFFYPLQVGTGIIIGRIKNLADTISVTVTGERIPTWSFSDAGNNMPSWLSPTASTERGLAYGFTNNNHRLYVVSRPNVLILDAQTGDVVGSLNINGVTGGTFTLNDVEVTDDGKIIAANLTTSASTSPFKIYKWDDENSAPQVIIEYSANAYRLGDKITVVGSWSDNSAVIYAAAANSNRILKWTMSNGSFNQTPQEIVLSDVTNYGTNPSVAPIGKGNSNFFVNATSILPKYYSPTGSILGTCPTGLVATQSNAIRYFEKFGKKFLVTYQYGVFNENARILDITNGIANATTYETTPTLGDNANNIGLSGDVAVRYYGRGVFIIYVLSTNNGIGAYQITIDTTTSVEDEKLFLENFYLSQNFPNPFNSITKIRYSIPKQTNVKINLYDCLGRKISELINETKNPGNYEIELNSNHFPQHLTSGIYFYQLVSDEKILTKKLVLLK
- a CDS encoding dCMP deaminase, whose amino-acid sequence is MEHKKRPSWDEYFLKLAMLASERSTCPRMHVGCVLVKDKYVLATGYNGSLPGLPHCDDVGCLIVDNHCVRTNHAEINALVQASLHGVSVKGATAYVTNMPCTTCAKALIAAGIVRVVVFSDYHDSLGVQFFKDAGVQIDKLPMPEKIIHYDLESYTSARK